One window from the genome of Microbulbifer sp. ALW1 encodes:
- the yacG gene encoding DNA gyrase inhibitor YacG, producing MSDKPTVPCPTCKKPIEWSSSNPFRPFCCERCKLIDLGEWASEGHKIPGQPVYDDVLSDDLDPNKTRH from the coding sequence ATGTCCGACAAGCCGACCGTCCCCTGCCCTACTTGTAAAAAGCCGATAGAGTGGAGTTCAAGCAACCCCTTTCGGCCATTTTGCTGCGAGCGCTGCAAGTTGATCGATCTGGGTGAATGGGCCAGTGAGGGGCACAAGATCCCGGGTCAGCCGGTGTATGACGATGTACTGAGTGACGACCTGGATCCGAACAAGACTCGGCACTAA
- a CDS encoding YdcH family protein produces MLTNANEESQSMAMRTLETEFPDLADSIRHLIQDSIQFKTDRDNYHKLDKAIRGLEERGVATDDNHFNELKIQRAHLKDQLYRQAKSHKH; encoded by the coding sequence GTGTTAACCAACGCTAACGAGGAGTCCCAGTCGATGGCCATGCGCACCCTGGAAACCGAATTTCCCGATCTCGCCGACAGTATCCGCCACCTGATTCAAGACAGTATTCAGTTCAAGACCGACAGAGACAATTACCACAAGCTGGATAAGGCCATCCGCGGTCTGGAAGAGCGCGGTGTGGCTACCGATGACAACCACTTCAATGAGCTGAAGATCCAGCGGGCCCACCTCAAGGATCAGTTGTATCGGCAGGCCAAAAGTCACAAGCACTGA
- a CDS encoding type II secretion system F family protein, whose protein sequence is MANAAASAVATTYIYKGVDAKGNKVEGEASGTSPALVKAHLRRKGIIANRVQKKSAPLFGGKKKIKAGDIALFTRQLATMTKAGVPLVQSFEIVADGSDNASLRKLILEIRDEVASGTSFAEALRKHPLYFDELFCNLVDSGEQSGALETMLGRIATYKEKTESLKKKIKKAMTYPIAVVIVAVVVTAILLVKVVPTFAETFAGFGAELPAFTLFVLGISDWMQANWLIAFIGIVIGIGGTLEIKKRNKKVAHFFDRLALKIPVLGQITYNSIAARYARTLSTTFAAGVPLIDALRSVAGATGNVIYQEATFRIRDTVATGVPLNTSMSTSKLFPPMLIQMTAIGEETGALDEMLSKAADFYEEAVDNMVDNLTALLEPMIMAVLGILVGGLLIAMYLPIFQLGKVI, encoded by the coding sequence ATGGCCAATGCCGCCGCCAGTGCAGTAGCAACCACCTATATATATAAAGGCGTGGATGCCAAGGGCAACAAGGTCGAAGGAGAGGCAAGCGGCACCAGTCCCGCACTGGTGAAAGCCCATCTCCGTCGCAAGGGTATTATTGCCAATCGAGTGCAGAAAAAATCCGCCCCTCTGTTTGGCGGTAAAAAGAAAATTAAAGCTGGTGATATCGCGCTGTTTACCCGTCAGTTGGCAACTATGACCAAGGCTGGTGTACCCCTAGTTCAGAGCTTTGAAATCGTCGCCGATGGTAGCGATAACGCAAGCTTAAGAAAATTAATTCTTGAAATTAGGGATGAGGTAGCTTCCGGCACCAGCTTCGCCGAAGCATTGCGTAAACATCCACTCTATTTTGATGAGCTGTTCTGCAACTTGGTGGATTCTGGTGAGCAATCGGGTGCTCTCGAGACCATGCTGGGAAGGATTGCCACCTACAAAGAAAAAACGGAGTCATTGAAGAAGAAAATCAAGAAAGCAATGACCTACCCTATTGCCGTAGTCATCGTTGCTGTTGTTGTAACTGCTATTTTGCTCGTTAAGGTGGTACCCACTTTTGCTGAAACCTTTGCCGGCTTTGGTGCAGAGCTCCCTGCATTTACACTGTTCGTGCTCGGAATTTCTGACTGGATGCAAGCCAACTGGCTCATAGCCTTTATTGGAATCGTTATCGGCATTGGCGGCACTCTTGAAATTAAAAAGCGTAACAAGAAAGTGGCACACTTTTTCGACCGACTTGCACTGAAAATTCCAGTGCTCGGCCAGATCACTTACAACTCAATTGCTGCACGTTATGCCCGCACACTCTCAACAACTTTTGCAGCAGGTGTCCCCCTGATTGATGCACTTAGATCCGTTGCTGGCGCCACAGGTAATGTAATTTATCAGGAAGCAACCTTCAGAATTCGTGACACTGTTGCTACTGGCGTGCCGCTCAATACTTCCATGAGCACATCTAAGCTTTTCCCACCCATGTTAATCCAGATGACCGCCATCGGTGAAGAAACCGGTGCTCTGGATGAAATGCTGAGCAAGGCCGCAGACTTTTACGAAGAAGCTGTGGACAATATGGTTGACAATCTTACTGCCCTCCTTGAGCCCATGATCATGGCTGTATTGGGAATTCTAGTAGGTGGCCTGTTGATCGCCATGTACCTCCCCATCTTCCAGCTCGGCAAAGTTATCTAA
- a CDS encoding protein disulfide oxidoreductase, whose translation MAAVIVSAVSWYHGRNMPKGVAPVLVAPDINGLPLDLQAMTQKGPVMIYFWATWCGYCRVISPAVSDLAQDHQVITVALQSGTPEEVATYQQQHHLNFRTINDPSGALSASWGLQVTPTIAIVDREGKVSAVTSGMTSKWGLQARMWLAD comes from the coding sequence ATGGCCGCGGTCATTGTCAGCGCGGTTTCCTGGTACCACGGGCGCAATATGCCCAAGGGCGTGGCTCCAGTGCTGGTTGCACCGGATATCAACGGTTTGCCACTCGACCTGCAAGCAATGACGCAGAAGGGCCCGGTAATGATCTATTTCTGGGCAACCTGGTGTGGCTATTGCCGTGTGATTTCCCCGGCGGTTTCCGACCTCGCGCAAGATCATCAGGTCATCACCGTCGCCCTGCAGTCGGGCACCCCGGAGGAAGTGGCCACTTACCAGCAGCAACACCACCTCAATTTTCGGACGATCAACGACCCGAGTGGGGCACTCAGTGCCAGCTGGGGGTTACAGGTGACCCCAACAATCGCCATTGTCGATCGCGAGGGCAAGGTCAGCGCAGTAACATCCGGAATGACGTCCAAGTGGGGGCTGCAGGCAAGGATGTGGCTGGCGGATTAG
- a CDS encoding A24 family peptidase: MIETLISHPALLLSSAFVLGLLVGSFLNVVIHRLPIMMEREYQRDFYSYFEKTPSAAEQKQLDETYNLVLPHSHCPKCETIIKPWQNIPIISYLLLRGKCGNCNAPISKRYPMVELVTGILTVIVVWQLGFTWQALAGVFFTWALVALTGIDFDKQLLPDSITLPLLWAGLLINIWGVFAPLQDAVIGAIAGYLALWGVFHIFKLVTGKEGMGAGDFKILAAIGAWFGWQVLPMVILLSAAVGALVGILWTLISGRDKNLPIAFGPYLAGAAWIAMLWGEQIMGWYFRVSGLSS, encoded by the coding sequence ATGATCGAAACGCTAATTTCCCACCCAGCGCTGCTACTAAGCAGCGCTTTTGTTTTAGGCCTGCTAGTCGGCAGCTTCCTGAATGTCGTCATCCACCGCCTCCCGATCATGATGGAGCGCGAGTACCAGCGGGACTTTTACAGCTACTTTGAAAAAACGCCCTCTGCGGCAGAACAAAAGCAGCTGGATGAAACCTACAACCTGGTGCTGCCCCACTCCCACTGCCCCAAGTGCGAGACGATCATCAAGCCCTGGCAGAATATCCCCATCATCAGTTACCTGCTGCTGAGAGGTAAGTGCGGCAATTGCAATGCACCGATTTCCAAGCGCTACCCGATGGTGGAGCTGGTTACGGGTATTCTGACCGTTATTGTGGTGTGGCAGCTGGGCTTTACCTGGCAGGCGCTGGCCGGGGTGTTTTTTACCTGGGCGCTGGTGGCACTGACCGGGATTGATTTCGACAAGCAGTTACTGCCAGACAGCATTACCCTGCCGCTGTTGTGGGCGGGCCTGTTGATTAATATCTGGGGCGTGTTTGCACCCTTACAAGATGCAGTGATCGGCGCTATTGCCGGCTACCTGGCACTCTGGGGTGTGTTCCATATCTTCAAGCTGGTGACCGGCAAGGAAGGGATGGGAGCCGGGGACTTCAAGATCCTTGCGGCCATCGGAGCCTGGTTTGGCTGGCAGGTACTGCCAATGGTGATTCTGCTCTCTGCCGCCGTCGGTGCGCTGGTGGGTATTTTGTGGACACTGATTTCCGGGCGGGACAAGAACCTGCCAATCGCCTTTGGCCCCTATCTCGCCGGCGCGGCCTGGATTGCCATGCTGTGGGGCGAGCAGATTATGGGCTGGTACTTCCGTGTTTCCGGGCTGAGCAGTTAA
- the pilB gene encoding type IV-A pilus assembly ATPase PilB, with protein sequence MSSTNSPPLSGLAKRLVLDKVIDEATAASALEAAKRERQSFAQHLVESKLVKSRELANSAAVAFGSPLYDLGSYNFELLPKDVADEKLISKHFALPLYKRGSRLFIAVADPTNLAALDDFNFNTGLNTEAVLVESDKLAKAIESYLSNSGDMGGGLEGLDDDDLDNLDVDGGDTPDQDRDNEPGGDEAPVVRFVNKVLLDAIRTGASDIHFEPYEKIYRVRMRTDGILHEVARPPIQLAGRLSARLKVMSKMDISERRVPQDGRIKMKVSKTKAIDFRVNSLPTLWGEKIVLRILDPSSAKLGIDALGYEEEQKQIYLDALDQPQGMILVTGPTGSGKTVSLYTGLNILNTPERNISTAEDPVEINLEGINQVNVSNKVGLNFAEALRSFLRQDPDIVMVGEIRDLETAEIAIKAAQTGHLVLSTLHTNSAPETLTRLMNMGVPTFNIATSVSVIIAQRLARRLCNECKKPAQLPDEVLQDEGFDTVTIPKSEWQIFQPVGCEHCTKGYKGRVGVYEVVRITDGISRIIMEGGNSIQIADQARKEGFNNLRVSALRKVVMGVTSLEEANRVTND encoded by the coding sequence ATGAGCTCCACAAACAGCCCCCCCCTGAGCGGTCTGGCCAAGCGGCTGGTGCTCGACAAAGTAATCGATGAAGCCACAGCAGCCTCAGCACTAGAGGCTGCAAAACGTGAACGCCAGAGTTTTGCCCAACACCTGGTGGAATCCAAACTGGTCAAAAGCAGAGAACTGGCCAACAGTGCGGCAGTGGCATTTGGCAGCCCTCTATATGACCTAGGCAGTTACAACTTCGAACTGCTTCCCAAAGATGTTGCCGATGAAAAATTGATCAGCAAGCATTTTGCTCTTCCCCTCTACAAACGGGGCAGTCGCCTTTTTATTGCGGTGGCGGATCCAACCAACCTCGCGGCACTGGACGATTTCAATTTCAATACCGGCTTGAACACTGAAGCGGTATTGGTAGAGTCAGATAAACTAGCCAAAGCGATTGAAAGCTATCTCTCCAATAGCGGCGATATGGGTGGCGGTCTAGAAGGGCTTGATGACGACGATCTTGACAATCTAGATGTGGACGGGGGGGATACACCCGACCAGGATCGAGATAACGAGCCTGGAGGAGACGAAGCCCCTGTTGTACGTTTTGTGAACAAGGTGCTCTTGGACGCGATACGTACCGGTGCCTCCGATATTCACTTCGAACCCTATGAAAAGATCTATCGGGTACGCATGCGTACGGATGGTATTTTGCACGAGGTAGCGCGCCCTCCAATCCAGTTAGCCGGCCGCCTTTCAGCCCGACTCAAGGTAATGTCCAAAATGGACATCTCCGAACGGCGAGTACCCCAGGATGGGCGGATCAAGATGAAGGTCTCCAAGACCAAGGCCATCGACTTCCGGGTGAATAGCCTGCCTACCCTGTGGGGTGAAAAAATCGTACTGCGGATTCTTGATCCCTCTTCAGCCAAACTGGGCATCGATGCCCTCGGCTACGAAGAAGAACAGAAACAGATTTACCTGGATGCGCTAGATCAGCCCCAAGGTATGATTCTGGTAACTGGACCTACAGGCTCCGGTAAGACCGTATCCCTGTATACCGGCCTGAATATTCTCAACACCCCGGAGCGCAACATTTCTACTGCGGAAGATCCGGTGGAAATTAACCTGGAGGGGATCAACCAGGTCAATGTATCCAACAAGGTAGGTTTGAATTTCGCTGAGGCACTGCGCTCCTTCCTGCGTCAGGATCCGGATATCGTGATGGTGGGGGAAATCCGGGATCTGGAAACTGCCGAGATCGCGATCAAGGCGGCGCAGACGGGTCACTTGGTACTATCGACCCTGCATACCAACTCTGCACCGGAAACATTGACCCGCCTGATGAATATGGGGGTTCCCACCTTCAATATCGCCACCTCGGTTAGTGTGATTATCGCCCAGCGCCTGGCGCGACGCCTTTGTAACGAGTGTAAAAAGCCCGCACAGCTTCCAGACGAAGTATTGCAAGATGAAGGATTTGATACGGTAACCATCCCAAAAAGCGAATGGCAGATATTCCAGCCAGTGGGCTGTGAGCACTGTACCAAAGGCTACAAGGGACGCGTGGGTGTGTATGAAGTGGTTCGCATCACTGATGGAATTTCGCGCATTATAATGGAGGGCGGTAATTCAATTCAGATCGCCGACCAAGCACGCAAGGAAGGTTTCAATAACTTGCGCGTCTCCGCATTGCGGAAAGTGGTGATGGGGGTCACCAGCCTGGAAGAAGCTAACCGGGTTACTAACGATTAA
- the der gene encoding ribosome biogenesis GTPase Der codes for MLPVIALVGRPNVGKSTLFNRLTKSRDALVANYAGLTRDRKYGEAEFEGRKMILVDTGGISGGEEGIDAAMAQQSMQAIEEADFVLFMVDCRAGLTPADDMIAERLRTRSKPTILVANKVDGVNPDIALAPFYELGIGELFPTTATHGRGVRSLMERLIEGLPAPEEAEEEEEAKGIKIGIVGRPNVGKSTLVNRLLGEDRVVVFDQPGTTRDSVYINYTRDEKPYTIIDTAGIRRRKNVKESVEKFSIVKTLQAVEDANVVVLVIDASEGLVDQDLHLMGSVIQAGRALVVALNKWDGLDPDHRDFVKTELERRLRFVDFADIHFISALHGTGVGNLYQSIEAAYQSATDKLSTNHLTRILQWAISEHQPPLVNGHRIKLRYAHAGGQNPPIIVIHGNQTEQVPNHYVRYLEKTYRKALDLHGTPVKIEFRTGDNPYKDKKNKLSDRQKAKKRRLMKFVKKKK; via the coding sequence ATGTTGCCTGTAATCGCCCTGGTAGGGCGCCCAAATGTGGGTAAATCCACCCTCTTCAATCGCCTGACCAAGAGCCGCGATGCTCTGGTGGCGAACTACGCCGGTCTCACCCGCGACCGCAAATACGGCGAGGCGGAATTTGAAGGCCGCAAGATGATCCTGGTGGACACCGGTGGTATCAGCGGTGGTGAAGAGGGCATCGACGCGGCCATGGCCCAGCAGTCCATGCAAGCCATCGAAGAAGCGGATTTTGTCCTGTTTATGGTGGACTGTCGTGCCGGTCTCACCCCCGCCGACGACATGATCGCCGAGCGCCTGCGCACCCGCTCCAAGCCCACCATCCTGGTGGCCAACAAAGTGGACGGCGTGAACCCGGACATCGCCCTGGCACCTTTTTATGAGCTAGGCATCGGCGAACTCTTCCCCACCACCGCCACCCACGGCCGCGGCGTGCGCTCGCTGATGGAGCGCCTCATCGAAGGCCTGCCAGCACCGGAAGAAGCGGAAGAAGAGGAAGAAGCCAAAGGCATTAAGATCGGCATCGTCGGCCGCCCCAACGTGGGTAAATCCACCCTGGTGAATCGCCTGCTGGGCGAAGACCGCGTAGTGGTATTCGACCAGCCCGGCACTACCCGTGACAGCGTGTACATCAACTACACCCGCGACGAAAAGCCCTACACCATCATCGACACCGCCGGTATTCGCCGCCGCAAAAACGTCAAAGAGTCCGTGGAGAAATTCTCCATCGTCAAAACCCTGCAGGCCGTGGAAGATGCCAACGTAGTGGTGCTGGTAATCGACGCCAGCGAAGGCCTCGTTGACCAGGACCTGCACCTGATGGGCAGTGTCATTCAGGCGGGCCGTGCATTGGTCGTCGCCCTGAACAAATGGGACGGGCTAGATCCGGATCACCGCGACTTCGTAAAAACCGAACTGGAGCGCCGCCTGCGTTTCGTGGACTTTGCGGATATCCACTTTATCTCCGCGTTGCACGGCACCGGCGTTGGCAACCTCTACCAGTCCATTGAGGCCGCCTACCAGTCCGCTACCGACAAGCTCTCAACCAATCACCTTACGCGTATCCTGCAGTGGGCGATTAGTGAGCACCAACCTCCACTGGTTAACGGCCACCGCATCAAACTGCGCTATGCCCACGCCGGTGGTCAGAACCCGCCGATCATTGTGATTCACGGCAACCAGACAGAGCAGGTACCGAACCACTACGTGCGCTACCTGGAAAAAACCTATCGCAAAGCCCTGGATCTGCACGGTACCCCGGTAAAAATCGAATTCCGCACCGGTGACAACCCCTACAAGGACAAGAAAAACAAACTCAGCGACCGCCAGAAAGCGAAGAAGCGTCGCTTGATGAAGTTTGTGAAGAAGAAAAAATAG
- a CDS encoding prepilin-type N-terminal cleavage/methylation domain-containing protein, which yields MKKQQGFTLIELMIVVAIIGILAAVAVPAYREYVATSYGGAAMKGVAGFVGKAQACIGTGIGCNTLNTEVGNTTELTASVTLAEATASVLTWANAGCKVAASISGDGQVVYTSNTANSSIATAAQCLEGSTATTDTNL from the coding sequence ATGAAAAAGCAACAGGGCTTTACTCTTATTGAATTGATGATCGTGGTAGCGATTATCGGCATTCTTGCTGCGGTTGCAGTTCCTGCTTATCGCGAGTACGTCGCTACCTCCTACGGCGGTGCCGCTATGAAAGGCGTAGCTGGATTTGTTGGCAAAGCGCAAGCTTGTATTGGTACCGGCATTGGCTGTAACACTCTTAACACCGAAGTTGGTAACACTACTGAACTGACTGCGTCAGTTACTCTTGCTGAAGCAACTGCGTCAGTTCTGACTTGGGCCAATGCTGGCTGTAAAGTAGCGGCTTCTATTAGTGGTGACGGCCAGGTAGTTTATACCTCCAACACTGCGAACTCTTCTATTGCTACTGCCGCTCAGTGCTTGGAAGGTTCTACTGCGACTACCGATACAAACCTGTAA
- a CDS encoding NAD-dependent succinate-semialdehyde dehydrogenase, protein MLNLKNPDLLRKQSYINGQWVDADNGNTLDVTNPATGETVATIASCGAIETRRAIEAANTAWPAWRDLTVKARAKILRDWYNLIVDNADDLAKILTAEQGKPLAEAKTEIIYGANYLEWFSEEAKRAYGDVIAPPSSDKRIVVIKQPVGVTASVTPWNFPSAMIARKLAPALATGCTFIAKPASETPLSALALAVLAEEAGVPKGVFNVVVGKSSREIGKEMTTNPLVRKFTFTGSTAVGKLLQAQCAETVKKTSMELGGNAPFIVFDDADIDEAVKGAIICKYRNAGQTCVCANRIFVQDKVYDEFAQKFSAAVSALKMGNGAEEGIEVGPMINATAVEDVKALVDDALGKGAKALNDGGPSDMGECFYTPTVLTGVDDTMKLFKEEIFGPVAPLFKFSSEEEAIRMANDTEFGLASYFYSRDIGRIWRVAEGLEYGMVGINEGIISNEMAPFGGIKESGSGREGSKYGIDDYLEIKYLCMGGI, encoded by the coding sequence ATGCTTAATCTCAAAAACCCCGACCTGCTGCGCAAACAGTCCTATATCAACGGCCAGTGGGTGGATGCCGACAACGGCAACACGCTCGACGTCACCAACCCCGCCACCGGCGAAACCGTCGCCACCATCGCAAGCTGCGGAGCAATCGAGACCCGGCGTGCCATCGAAGCGGCCAATACCGCCTGGCCTGCCTGGCGAGACCTCACCGTCAAAGCCCGCGCAAAAATCCTGCGCGACTGGTATAACCTCATCGTCGACAACGCCGACGACCTCGCAAAAATCCTCACCGCCGAACAGGGCAAACCCCTGGCTGAAGCCAAAACCGAAATCATCTACGGGGCCAACTACCTCGAGTGGTTTTCAGAGGAAGCCAAGCGCGCCTACGGCGATGTTATAGCGCCGCCCTCCAGCGACAAACGCATCGTGGTGATCAAACAGCCGGTGGGCGTTACCGCCTCGGTGACTCCCTGGAACTTCCCCAGCGCCATGATCGCGCGCAAGCTCGCCCCGGCACTGGCCACCGGCTGCACCTTCATCGCCAAGCCCGCGTCGGAAACCCCGCTGTCCGCACTGGCACTCGCCGTACTGGCAGAAGAAGCCGGTGTGCCGAAAGGTGTCTTCAACGTCGTCGTGGGTAAAAGTTCGCGGGAAATCGGCAAGGAAATGACCACCAACCCATTGGTGCGTAAATTCACCTTCACCGGCTCCACCGCGGTAGGTAAATTGCTGCAGGCCCAGTGCGCCGAGACCGTCAAGAAAACATCGATGGAACTGGGCGGCAATGCCCCGTTTATCGTATTCGACGACGCGGATATCGATGAGGCAGTAAAAGGCGCAATCATCTGCAAGTACCGCAACGCCGGGCAGACCTGTGTCTGTGCCAACCGCATTTTTGTGCAGGACAAAGTCTACGACGAGTTCGCGCAGAAATTTTCCGCTGCCGTCAGTGCGCTGAAAATGGGAAATGGCGCGGAAGAGGGAATTGAAGTCGGCCCCATGATCAATGCTACCGCAGTGGAAGACGTAAAGGCCCTGGTGGACGACGCCCTGGGTAAAGGCGCCAAGGCGCTCAATGACGGTGGCCCCAGTGACATGGGTGAGTGCTTCTATACCCCCACCGTATTGACCGGTGTGGATGACACCATGAAACTCTTCAAGGAAGAGATCTTCGGCCCGGTCGCACCGCTGTTTAAATTTTCCAGCGAAGAAGAAGCCATTCGCATGGCCAACGATACCGAATTCGGACTCGCTTCCTATTTCTACTCCCGCGATATTGGCCGTATCTGGCGTGTGGCGGAGGGGCTTGAATACGGCATGGTGGGTATCAACGAAGGTATCATTTCCAACGAAATGGCACCCTTCGGCGGTATTAAAGAATCCGGTTCCGGCCGTGAAGGCTCCAAGTACGGCATCGATGACTACCTGGAAATCAAGTATCTGTGTATGGGCGGAATTTAG
- the coaE gene encoding dephospho-CoA kinase (Dephospho-CoA kinase (CoaE) performs the final step in coenzyme A biosynthesis.) gives MTFTVGLTGGIGSGKSAAAARFRHHGVNVVDADWAARVVVEPGRPALLAIAEHFGDDILLANGSLDRAQLRKLVFDNPVERVWLERLTHPLIRDEIIASLTASKETHTAPYAMLESPLLIETSQSELVQRICVVDLPEEVQLARASARDANSVEQIRKIMAAQLPRAERCAKADDILDNSGSLASLEAQVDKLHQQYLAIATRS, from the coding sequence GTGACTTTTACCGTAGGGCTCACCGGCGGTATCGGCAGCGGAAAATCCGCAGCAGCGGCACGGTTTCGCCATCACGGTGTGAATGTGGTGGATGCGGACTGGGCTGCGCGGGTTGTGGTGGAGCCCGGCCGACCGGCACTGCTGGCCATTGCCGAACATTTTGGCGATGACATTCTGCTCGCCAACGGTTCGCTGGATCGCGCACAGTTGCGCAAACTGGTGTTCGACAACCCGGTGGAGCGGGTCTGGCTGGAACGGCTGACACACCCGCTGATCCGGGACGAGATCATTGCGTCGCTGACTGCAAGTAAAGAGACTCACACTGCGCCTTACGCCATGCTGGAATCTCCCCTGTTGATCGAGACCAGCCAGTCTGAGCTGGTGCAACGTATCTGTGTGGTGGATTTACCGGAAGAGGTGCAACTGGCCCGCGCCAGTGCGCGGGATGCCAATTCTGTGGAGCAGATCCGCAAGATTATGGCCGCCCAGCTGCCACGGGCAGAGCGGTGTGCAAAGGCGGACGATATTCTGGATAATAGCGGCTCATTGGCGTCGCTGGAGGCCCAGGTGGACAAGCTCCACCAGCAGTATCTGGCGATAGCAACGCGCTCATGA
- a CDS encoding DUF2750 domain-containing protein, producing the protein MSNNDLQAVLDLSCEERYEYFLDLVGEEREVWILINSDEHFLKLHSDEDGGFDYLPVWPSSEFAEAHAGSDADLSPRSIPLPQFLNRWLPGLKKDGIEVGVFPGSDESVWITEPKDLEQDLRDELARF; encoded by the coding sequence ATGAGTAACAATGACCTCCAAGCCGTTCTCGACCTCAGTTGCGAAGAACGCTACGAGTACTTTCTGGACCTGGTCGGTGAAGAGCGGGAAGTGTGGATACTGATCAATAGCGACGAGCACTTTCTGAAGCTGCACTCGGACGAAGATGGCGGCTTTGACTATTTGCCAGTGTGGCCCAGCAGCGAATTTGCCGAGGCGCATGCCGGTAGCGACGCGGACCTGAGCCCCAGAAGCATTCCCCTGCCCCAGTTCCTCAACCGCTGGCTGCCGGGCCTGAAAAAGGACGGAATCGAAGTGGGTGTTTTTCCGGGATCGGATGAAAGTGTCTGGATTACCGAGCCTAAGGATCTCGAACAAGACCTGCGTGACGAACTAGCCCGCTTCTGA
- the tsaA gene encoding tRNA (N6-threonylcarbamoyladenosine(37)-N6)-methyltransferase TrmO, which produces MSPNLNITPVAVAHSCFSEKFGIPRQPLLADASRASIELIPPFNDPDAVAGLEQHSHLWLTWQFHQVAGQWSPKVRPPRLGGNKKLGVFATRSPFRPNNIGLSVVRLIEVRTHPRVELIVAGADLLDGTPILDIKPYIPYADSVPAATSALAEAAPAATPVHLPEAIAQVAQNYRDDWGTDLPELIKQVLSQDPKPAYQQPDPERIYGMELCGFNLQWRYVSGEIEVTGLNALIEESS; this is translated from the coding sequence TTGAGCCCGAATTTAAATATCACGCCTGTAGCCGTAGCGCACAGCTGCTTTAGCGAAAAGTTCGGCATCCCCCGCCAGCCCCTGCTGGCGGATGCCAGCCGTGCTTCCATTGAACTAATCCCCCCATTCAACGACCCGGATGCAGTTGCCGGCCTGGAGCAGCACAGCCACCTCTGGCTTACCTGGCAGTTTCACCAGGTCGCCGGCCAATGGTCCCCCAAGGTGCGTCCCCCGCGTTTGGGGGGCAACAAAAAGCTCGGTGTCTTCGCCACACGCTCTCCGTTCAGGCCCAACAATATCGGTTTGTCGGTAGTGCGCTTGATCGAAGTGCGCACGCACCCCAGGGTTGAACTGATCGTAGCCGGCGCCGACCTGCTGGATGGCACCCCGATCCTGGATATCAAACCCTATATTCCCTATGCCGACAGTGTCCCCGCTGCCACTAGTGCATTGGCAGAAGCGGCACCGGCGGCAACCCCGGTACATCTTCCCGAGGCGATTGCTCAGGTCGCGCAAAACTATCGCGATGACTGGGGCACGGATTTGCCCGAGCTCATCAAACAGGTGCTGTCTCAGGACCCCAAGCCGGCTTACCAGCAGCCGGATCCTGAGCGGATTTACGGTATGGAACTCTGCGGTTTTAACCTGCAGTGGCGCTACGTCAGTGGAGAGATTGAAGTGACCGGGCTGAATGCGCTGATCGAGGAAAGCAGTTAG